Proteins encoded together in one Planctopirus ephydatiae window:
- a CDS encoding ABC transporter permease produces MSLPTTNSGAIPASVEAHERSWSAEWRAQWRLRWFILRTSIEERLAYRGDFAFATLIRFLPIITQIFLWSAIFDAKSASDSRKINTYTYADMVAYFLLVMLGRAFSSMPGLTTGIARDVRDGTIKKFLTQPVDLVEFLFWHRAAHKLVYYAVAAGPFALVFWLCRAYFPGWPDAATWATLVASLVLAFLLGFLMETLLGLCSFWFLEVSSLVFVYMLLNYILSGHMIPLDWLPGTFGQIVQWLPFKYLAYFPAAVALQRYSHEEMALELLAACGWCLFLWALVRLAFYFGARRYSAYGA; encoded by the coding sequence ATGTCATTGCCTACCACCAATTCTGGAGCAATACCGGCAAGCGTAGAGGCTCATGAGCGATCATGGTCTGCCGAATGGCGCGCGCAATGGCGCCTGCGCTGGTTTATTCTGCGGACAAGCATTGAGGAGCGTCTGGCCTATCGCGGTGATTTTGCCTTTGCGACACTCATTCGCTTTCTGCCCATTATCACGCAGATCTTTTTGTGGAGCGCGATCTTTGATGCGAAGTCCGCAAGTGATTCCCGGAAGATCAACACCTACACCTATGCCGACATGGTCGCCTATTTTCTGCTGGTGATGCTGGGCCGGGCCTTCAGCAGTATGCCGGGCCTGACGACAGGGATCGCCCGCGATGTGCGGGATGGCACGATCAAGAAATTTCTCACTCAGCCTGTGGATCTGGTCGAGTTTCTGTTCTGGCACCGGGCCGCACATAAGCTAGTTTATTACGCCGTGGCCGCTGGGCCCTTTGCACTGGTCTTCTGGCTTTGCAGGGCTTATTTCCCCGGTTGGCCCGATGCGGCCACCTGGGCAACGCTGGTGGCTTCGCTCGTGCTCGCATTTCTGCTGGGGTTTCTCATGGAAACGCTATTGGGCCTCTGTTCGTTCTGGTTTCTGGAAGTCAGCTCGCTGGTCTTTGTCTACATGCTTCTCAATTACATTTTGAGTGGGCACATGATTCCCCTCGACTGGCTCCCGGGGACATTCGGCCAGATCGTCCAGTGGTTGCCTTTCAAATATCTGGCCTACTTTCCTGCCGCAGTCGCCTTGCAGCGGTATTCTCATGAAGAAATGGCGCTGGAACTGCTGGCGGCATGTGGCTGGTGTCTCTTTTTGTGGGCCCTGGTTCGCCTGGCATTTTATTTTGGTGCACGCAGATACAGTGCTTACGGGGCTTAA
- a CDS encoding pyridoxal phosphate-dependent aminotransferase, whose amino-acid sequence MSEQWISDRLRKIDASGIRKVFDLAATMKNPINLSIGQPHFDTPENVKLALKAAVDAGKNVYSQSQGIKPLLETLNASVQSEYHDPDREVFVTSGTSGGLMLTLMTLVNPGEEVIVFDPYFVMYKHIVTLCGGVVKLIDTYPDFRIDLEKVEAAITPQTKVIICNSPGNPTGAVATAAELKGLAELAARHNVALLSDEIYRAFQYDDEFISPAKWNRETIVIDGFSKSHSMTGLRLGFAHGPRELIQQMIKLQQFTFVCAPQPVQWAGVEAWTTDITDRVADYKRKRDFMVRELSPYFEIHGAQGAFYLFLKAPWGTGSTFVAEAIRNELLIIPGNVFSQRDTHFRISFATEDATLQRGVEVLQRLAKMKPAE is encoded by the coding sequence ATGAGCGAACAATGGATTTCGGATCGTTTGCGCAAGATCGATGCCTCGGGAATCCGCAAGGTTTTCGATCTGGCCGCCACGATGAAAAACCCGATCAACCTCAGCATCGGGCAGCCCCATTTCGATACTCCGGAGAATGTCAAACTGGCACTCAAGGCGGCTGTCGATGCTGGTAAAAATGTCTACAGCCAGTCGCAGGGCATCAAGCCCTTGCTCGAGACCTTGAATGCCAGCGTTCAGTCAGAATACCACGATCCCGATCGCGAAGTCTTCGTCACCAGCGGCACAAGTGGCGGCCTCATGCTGACTCTCATGACACTGGTCAATCCGGGCGAAGAAGTGATTGTCTTCGACCCTTACTTCGTCATGTACAAGCACATTGTCACGCTCTGTGGCGGTGTGGTGAAGCTGATTGATACCTATCCCGATTTTCGGATTGATCTGGAGAAGGTCGAAGCAGCGATCACTCCGCAAACCAAGGTGATCATCTGCAATTCGCCAGGGAATCCGACCGGTGCTGTTGCTACTGCGGCAGAACTGAAAGGTCTGGCCGAACTGGCAGCCCGCCACAATGTCGCTCTCTTGAGTGATGAGATCTATCGCGCGTTTCAATACGACGATGAGTTCATCAGCCCGGCGAAGTGGAATCGCGAGACGATTGTGATTGATGGCTTCAGCAAATCGCACTCCATGACCGGGTTAAGACTCGGGTTTGCCCATGGGCCGCGAGAACTGATTCAGCAGATGATCAAGCTGCAGCAGTTTACCTTCGTCTGTGCCCCGCAGCCTGTGCAGTGGGCTGGTGTGGAAGCCTGGACAACCGACATCACGGACCGCGTCGCCGATTACAAACGCAAGCGGGATTTTATGGTGCGCGAACTCAGCCCGTACTTTGAAATTCACGGCGCTCAGGGAGCGTTCTACCTCTTTTTGAAAGCTCCCTGGGGAACAGGAAGCACGTTTGTCGCGGAAGCCATTCGAAATGAACTGCTGATCATTCCCGGGAACGTCTTCAGCCAGCGGGATACCCACTTCCGCATCTCGTTCGCGACAGAAGATGCTACACTCCAGCGAGGGGTGGAAGTTCTCCAGCGTTTAGCCAAAATGAAGCCAGCGGAATAG
- a CDS encoding Ldh family oxidoreductase, translated as MNQASNPSDHVVPPEVCAVETISLQVADVQQSILKVLTRQGLFGADSQHVIDYVFSPWLPAWGGLNLPYLSLMIRAMDLGEIDPRGRILTVRDQPSLVHLDGSRAAGPVAMAYATELLVEKAKATGIAGAVIRNSSAIDRPEAVVANLAHRGLIGFMVSSTGRAEFSPVGDRTPRVAGHRSAWCLPAASSLTLISTQVASLDSLMLLDPAQTEGQPAADLAFDKEGQPARSWNSARTFGLLTGEHDLQYGLLCGLLLAALSDGRLPTERAKKSPFGDDSEHFLLAIEPSSEMAERFPPERLAAFVSSMKHPRAIQHLEKSPTLPATIDVPLAHQQMWIELLDEQRIEHPWK; from the coding sequence ATGAATCAAGCCTCCAACCCCTCTGATCATGTGGTGCCGCCAGAAGTCTGTGCGGTCGAAACAATTTCCCTTCAGGTGGCGGATGTCCAGCAATCCATCCTGAAGGTACTCACCCGGCAAGGGTTATTCGGAGCTGATTCGCAGCATGTGATTGACTATGTCTTTTCACCCTGGTTGCCTGCCTGGGGTGGCCTCAATCTGCCCTACTTGTCATTGATGATACGGGCCATGGATCTGGGGGAAATTGACCCGCGCGGACGCATTCTGACAGTACGCGATCAACCATCGCTGGTGCATCTCGATGGGAGTCGCGCTGCAGGGCCGGTGGCGATGGCCTATGCGACAGAACTGCTCGTTGAAAAGGCGAAGGCCACCGGTATCGCAGGAGCCGTCATTCGCAATAGCTCGGCGATTGATCGACCAGAAGCTGTCGTCGCGAATCTCGCACACCGCGGGTTGATCGGCTTCATGGTCTCAAGTACAGGCCGGGCCGAGTTCAGCCCGGTGGGAGATCGTACGCCGCGAGTGGCCGGTCATCGCAGTGCGTGGTGCTTGCCAGCCGCGAGCAGTCTGACTCTCATTTCGACACAGGTGGCAAGTCTCGATTCGCTTATGCTGCTCGACCCGGCACAAACCGAGGGCCAACCAGCGGCAGATCTCGCGTTTGATAAAGAAGGTCAGCCCGCGCGAAGCTGGAATTCCGCTCGCACATTCGGCTTGTTAACGGGTGAGCATGATCTGCAGTACGGCCTCTTATGTGGCCTGCTGCTGGCGGCACTGAGCGATGGTCGGCTCCCCACAGAACGAGCGAAAAAATCTCCCTTCGGCGATGACTCCGAACATTTTCTGCTGGCAATCGAGCCTTCCAGTGAAATGGCCGAACGCTTCCCGCCCGAGCGGCTCGCGGCCTTTGTCAGTTCCATGAAACATCCCCGTGCCATTCAGCACCTTGAGAAATCACCCACGTTACCAGCCACAATTGATGTCCCTTTGGCACACCAGCAGATGTGGATTGAACTCCTCGATGAACAGCGGATCGAACATCCCTGGAAATAA
- the mscL gene encoding large-conductance mechanosensitive channel protein MscL, which yields MGLIHEFKEFAMRGNVIDMAVGIVTGAAFTSIVTSLVKNIITPPIGALLKGADFSKLSINIPVPAVAAGEVAYVPISYGLFLQSVFDFVIIAMVLFMVLKGINSLKRKQAAEEAAPPVPTRDQELLMEIRDLLKAQSTTREKE from the coding sequence ATGGGTCTCATCCACGAATTCAAAGAATTTGCCATGCGTGGCAATGTGATCGATATGGCTGTGGGGATTGTCACGGGAGCGGCCTTTACCAGCATTGTCACTTCGCTGGTCAAGAACATTATCACACCGCCCATTGGAGCGCTGCTCAAAGGGGCGGACTTCAGCAAGCTCTCCATCAACATTCCCGTTCCTGCAGTGGCTGCCGGGGAAGTGGCCTATGTCCCGATCAGCTATGGTCTGTTCCTGCAATCGGTCTTTGATTTCGTGATCATTGCCATGGTGCTGTTTATGGTGCTCAAAGGGATCAATTCGCTGAAACGCAAGCAGGCTGCCGAAGAGGCGGCACCACCCGTCCCGACACGCGATCAGGAACTGCTGATGGAAATTCGCGATCTCCTCAAAGCCCAGTCGACCACGCGAGAGAAAGAATAA
- a CDS encoding DUF3472 domain-containing protein has product MLRSVFMGFAVLSLSILGALSTLGALAQAAEWKIPVAGNIYSIDPENEVRISRRGGNFSWSNASDRYSIYFRVDQPAEVELSLNALVPEGTSSLLVSSGDQKWPVTLTGNELKNHVVGKLKITEPGYVRVDLQGEARTGKVFAEIANVVVTSETPGLKVEYVRNNEGNMFYWGRRGPSVHLTYQMPKEIKVQYGYSELTVPAGQDTMGSYFMANGFGEGYFGIQVNGPNERRVLFSIWSPFSTDNPKDIPEDQRIVKLASGANVRVGEFGNEGSGGQSFMVYPWKAGVTYSFLTEVKPDGPDSTLYTSWFCEKDKQDWKLMASFRRPKTQTYLRRFHSFLENFNPSYGHKTRGALYGNVWVCDVDGQWHECTQARFSVDPTGGGRHRLDYNGGAKGTQFFMSNCGFFNEIGKVGEIFTRESTADQKPAIKFDELPRS; this is encoded by the coding sequence GTGCTGCGATCTGTTTTCATGGGCTTTGCTGTACTCTCCCTGAGCATACTAGGGGCACTGAGCACGCTGGGGGCCTTGGCCCAGGCGGCTGAATGGAAGATCCCGGTGGCGGGGAACATCTATTCGATTGATCCAGAGAATGAAGTCCGTATTTCCCGCCGTGGCGGCAACTTCTCCTGGTCGAATGCCAGCGACCGTTACTCCATCTACTTCCGCGTCGATCAGCCGGCCGAAGTCGAACTGTCACTCAATGCACTGGTTCCCGAGGGCACTTCAAGCCTGCTCGTCTCTTCGGGCGACCAGAAATGGCCCGTGACGCTCACCGGCAACGAACTCAAAAATCATGTCGTCGGCAAGCTCAAAATCACCGAGCCAGGCTATGTGCGTGTCGATCTCCAGGGCGAAGCACGCACAGGCAAAGTCTTTGCCGAAATTGCCAACGTCGTTGTGACCAGCGAAACACCGGGGCTCAAGGTCGAGTATGTCCGCAACAACGAAGGGAACATGTTCTACTGGGGCCGCCGGGGGCCTTCTGTTCATCTTACTTATCAGATGCCCAAGGAGATCAAGGTTCAGTACGGCTACAGCGAACTCACCGTCCCTGCAGGCCAGGATACGATGGGTTCGTACTTCATGGCCAATGGGTTTGGAGAAGGTTACTTTGGCATTCAAGTCAACGGGCCCAACGAGCGGCGGGTCCTCTTTTCAATCTGGAGTCCCTTCAGCACCGACAACCCGAAGGATATTCCCGAAGATCAGCGGATTGTCAAACTCGCCTCGGGGGCCAATGTCCGCGTGGGTGAGTTTGGTAATGAGGGTTCGGGCGGACAAAGTTTTATGGTCTATCCCTGGAAGGCCGGAGTCACTTACAGCTTCCTGACTGAAGTGAAACCTGATGGGCCGGACAGCACGCTTTATACGTCGTGGTTTTGCGAAAAAGATAAGCAGGATTGGAAGCTGATGGCCAGCTTCCGCCGACCCAAAACACAGACCTATCTGAGGCGGTTCCACTCTTTCCTGGAGAACTTTAACCCCAGCTATGGGCATAAAACCCGCGGGGCCCTGTATGGAAATGTGTGGGTCTGCGATGTCGATGGCCAGTGGCACGAATGCACGCAGGCCCGCTTCAGCGTCGATCCTACAGGAGGTGGCAGACATCGCCTCGATTACAACGGCGGCGCCAAAGGGACACAGTTCTTCATGTCCAACTGCGGCTTCTTTAACGAGATTGGCAAAGTGGGCGAGATCTTTACCCGAGAATCCACCGCAGACCAGAAGCCTGCTATCAAGTTCGACGAACTACCTCGCTCGTAA
- a CDS encoding class I SAM-dependent methyltransferase: MTDSLNRFTNRVENYRKYRPGYPPEVLSVLQQVTGFNTQWVVADLGAGTGISSQLFLEHGNEVYAVEPNRSMRQAARELFGDQARLHIVEGTAEATTLPDAAIDLVVAAQAFHWFNIAATRLEVRRILKPQGWVALIWNHRQTQGSKFLEEYEQLLCTYGRDYAAIRDSHRDQQRLDDFFGNGQTGSNGSYQTFEIPHEKWLTYEDLRGLLMSASYVPLEAQSGHANMLLDLRSIFARHAKDGEVLMKYQTELFVGQ; this comes from the coding sequence ATGACCGATTCCTTGAATCGATTCACCAATCGCGTCGAAAACTACCGGAAATATCGGCCCGGGTATCCGCCAGAGGTGCTATCGGTCCTGCAGCAGGTGACGGGGTTCAATACGCAGTGGGTGGTCGCCGATCTCGGTGCGGGAACGGGAATTTCATCGCAGCTTTTTCTGGAGCATGGCAACGAGGTTTACGCCGTCGAACCCAATCGATCGATGCGTCAGGCCGCCAGGGAGCTTTTCGGCGACCAGGCTCGCTTGCACATCGTCGAAGGAACTGCCGAAGCGACCACTTTGCCAGATGCTGCCATCGATCTGGTCGTCGCTGCGCAGGCTTTTCACTGGTTCAACATTGCGGCTACTCGCCTTGAGGTTCGAAGAATTCTCAAACCGCAAGGCTGGGTGGCGCTAATTTGGAATCATCGACAAACGCAGGGCTCAAAGTTTCTCGAAGAATACGAACAACTGCTCTGTACCTACGGCCGGGATTACGCCGCCATCCGGGATTCTCATCGGGATCAGCAGCGTCTCGATGACTTCTTTGGCAATGGACAAACCGGCAGCAATGGGAGCTACCAAACCTTCGAAATCCCCCACGAAAAGTGGCTCACCTATGAAGACTTGAGAGGGCTGCTGATGTCGGCCTCGTATGTGCCCCTCGAAGCCCAGTCGGGACATGCCAATATGCTTCTTGACTTACGTTCCATTTTTGCCCGCCATGCCAAAGATGGCGAGGTGCTCATGAAGTACCAGACCGAACTCTTTGTGGGGCAATGA
- a CDS encoding C1 family peptidase, producing the protein MNQFGWRDDLEERLLLSAASQAPLTRSFSVSDAPLEIDPRPWHRIEMQGSLGSCQGHALSSVGEMAYHLASGRVTQFSPLFAYYATQQIDGLLGRDQGSTIHGGVQCARQYGFCPLEVFPNPVPLRYTGVIPQAAWPAAAPFRIRSHTVCTSYDDVWSFLAAGQGGVVAGLGWNNSLTPRQGRIESYRPGGGGHAVAFLGYSRRRDAQQRPYLWLANSWSEEWGDDGWAEVAPQAVESMLADRRTVMVGLSDLSLPTPRPIPWREKSIFE; encoded by the coding sequence ATGAATCAATTTGGTTGGCGCGACGATCTGGAAGAGCGTCTGCTGCTGTCGGCAGCTTCTCAAGCTCCGCTGACGAGGTCATTCTCGGTCAGCGATGCTCCTCTGGAAATCGATCCTCGCCCATGGCATCGCATTGAAATGCAGGGGTCTCTGGGAAGCTGCCAGGGGCATGCCCTGTCGAGCGTGGGAGAAATGGCCTATCACCTCGCCAGTGGGCGCGTGACGCAGTTCTCACCTCTGTTTGCCTATTACGCCACACAGCAGATCGATGGGCTTCTGGGGCGCGATCAGGGGAGCACCATTCATGGAGGTGTCCAATGTGCCCGGCAATATGGCTTCTGCCCGCTAGAGGTGTTCCCGAACCCCGTCCCCTTGCGCTACACCGGTGTGATTCCTCAAGCCGCATGGCCCGCAGCGGCACCGTTTCGCATCCGGTCGCACACTGTCTGCACTTCCTATGACGATGTCTGGTCATTTCTCGCAGCCGGGCAAGGAGGAGTGGTGGCTGGCCTGGGCTGGAACAACAGCCTCACGCCGCGTCAGGGGCGCATTGAAAGTTATCGCCCGGGCGGTGGCGGGCATGCCGTCGCATTTCTGGGATACAGCCGGCGGCGCGATGCCCAGCAACGACCTTATCTCTGGCTGGCCAACAGCTGGTCAGAGGAGTGGGGAGATGACGGCTGGGCCGAGGTTGCTCCACAGGCTGTGGAATCGATGCTCGCTGATCGCCGGACTGTCATGGTGGGGCTGTCTGATCTCAGTCTGCCAACACCAAGACCCATTCCCTGGCGAGAAAAATCGATCTTCGAGTGA
- a CDS encoding thioredoxin family protein, whose protein sequence is MFRSITFSLIYPMWLSIWLATGPQAGAHPQVETEEALSQSSSGAWPSLFAEAASPASPVNAAQHSRALQWLVFYGPGCVPCTRAMHDFQPWLKASGWEVSDVPQAHIRLIDATREPLLAQRFQIEAWPTFVLVHEGKILERHTSYPGRQFLADRYLAASARVRDQRSFTSDEPMGAISMGTLPNTSREVARLLESTRPLLEAGLIFEGRLLPASQKGAGNLPASTTISLTESAAIRLYWPLVFRLSRQQNSLHVDFEKPYPQFRMSNIFPVEQSIEGLTATTQSLTIELPRMIDLKWQLD, encoded by the coding sequence ATGTTCCGGAGCATCACCTTCTCGCTGATCTATCCCATGTGGCTATCCATATGGTTGGCCACTGGCCCACAGGCAGGGGCGCATCCGCAGGTCGAGACGGAAGAAGCTCTTTCGCAGTCATCTTCTGGGGCATGGCCATCACTCTTTGCTGAGGCAGCAAGCCCCGCGAGTCCTGTGAATGCAGCTCAGCATTCTCGTGCATTGCAGTGGCTGGTGTTCTACGGCCCGGGCTGTGTCCCCTGCACGCGCGCTATGCACGATTTTCAGCCCTGGTTGAAGGCCAGTGGCTGGGAGGTGAGCGATGTTCCCCAGGCTCATATCCGCTTGATCGACGCCACTCGCGAACCGTTGCTGGCACAGCGATTTCAGATCGAAGCGTGGCCCACCTTTGTGCTCGTTCATGAGGGAAAAATCCTCGAGCGGCACACGTCGTATCCGGGGCGGCAATTCCTGGCAGATCGCTATCTGGCAGCATCTGCTCGAGTTCGTGACCAGCGAAGCTTTACCAGTGATGAGCCCATGGGTGCGATCTCGATGGGCACGCTGCCCAATACGTCTCGGGAAGTGGCCAGGTTGCTGGAATCGACCCGGCCTCTGCTCGAAGCGGGATTGATCTTCGAAGGCCGTCTCCTGCCAGCCAGCCAGAAGGGAGCCGGTAATCTGCCAGCCAGTACCACGATTTCACTCACCGAATCAGCAGCTATCCGGCTGTACTGGCCACTCGTGTTTCGCTTATCGAGGCAGCAAAACTCACTCCATGTCGATTTCGAGAAGCCGTATCCCCAGTTCCGCATGTCGAACATCTTTCCTGTCGAACAATCGATTGAAGGGCTCACAGCCACCACGCAATCTCTCACTATCGAGTTGCCCCGCATGATTGACCTCAAGTGGCAGCTCGATTGA